The genomic stretch gagctgccgtttatgtTTATAGAAGGTCAAcaagctcatagtgatgttactagtagttgactgggttgtgtttattatcatttggggagagtccgctgcctgatgcttacctgctaaacacctacctgctcaTGACTACGATGGAGCACTGacaccatgcgctctgaatacgcactgctgattggctgttactgctctgtatgtaaccaatcagatggttgtgtgggtgggacaatgctgcgtgctgcagagtactgacagagacagaggcggaatgaagcggagcagcttgtgaAGACTTTAGCTTCCTTTGGtggtggtatggtatgatatgtttTATTAACAGATAGTTTATGTTGAAAATGTGTCTGAAATTTAACAAAGTCCCAAATTTGAAAAGACAACTTTCACGAGGGTGTGACATGAATATTCCAATTAAATAGCAACATaaataacacttaaataaatgaGGAAAATAAACAAGTACCAAACAATATCACTAAAAGTGCTGATTTTAACATAAACTAAATATTCTTTAAAACACAATCAATGTGCCTGTTTTGTTGAGAGTAGTGCAAATGTTGCAGTCCATGAAATTGTCATCTGAAAAGTGTTTGTGGTAATGAACCACAGCTGGAGAAAATGTAACTCTTCTTGGGGGGAAGGtagatggacttttttttttttttttcgtggtTTTCAGGTGAGGTGAATATTTAGTCACATTTAACAAAGTCTCTGTACAGTTTGTCGTGTCGTCAAGTAACAGAAAAGAATGGACGTGTTCAAGTCGCGAGCAACGACTCGTTAGCAGCGTGTTTTGAAGACTAGCCTACAGTTGTTTGGTCGATGTCTGAATTTTTAAGTCAAAACAGAAGAGTTCCTCTTTCCTAATTTTGGCAAATGCCACTAATAAAAAAGTTAGCGAGCATTATTACTAAGCTAAGTTATACATCAAGTCCatcaagttattcgatggatttttGAGTGGACATAACacccaccagtgtttcccataaactgccaagatacctgtgggcgtggatatgggcgtggtcaccatgacatcatcgagtaatttgcataatttactacaatgatttgattttctctaaaaaggctcaaaaaatgtatacttactaaataatgataacagttttgttttaaacgtccattcatccattttacaatataattacaacactttatgtacatacttatatacagatttgaacaataagttattcactgaaatatatttattaattgtggttcttacaaaaaatatatcttataaattataaaagctaaaatgtctcaaagctctgcccctttaattagtgcatactaaataatttaactttagcctactactacaaccatattatttaccagcaacataaagtgaaacagaggcagaggtgtcctgccacagtcagtaacaaataaacagaaaacagtagtggtggtagatagacacagagcttcatcaaacatctgatccactgaacaaagagctccaaaaatcttgaactttagactgccatcagttttactccctacacttaaccatgtgtttcctactgcctgcagactttgcaccctttgttatatacacatgttgtgtttctaatataaatacatttaataaagtcaaatacaaataaggcaacaagagaagtatcctacacttctcttttgtacagtaaatctgaacagccgatatgggcatctacatcaactatatgatttacctgagaagctggagaagacaaaaaaaatttttttaaaattatttatttatttttattttttatttatttatttgtggcggacgtaattctttcgtggcgggccgccacaaataaatgaatgtgtgggaaaccctgcccaCTAtctctaaggccccttctacactaagccagctaaggttatccagggtatatcccacctaaccttatccttgtccacacacacacaatgccaccatttaagacccccgataacaatgtcacccacttttataatgaagtcactgactttcttgagaTTGATTTAGGACCCacataggatggattccgttttacccaagtgtatggatagcttgttgtcagcgagccaggtgcaaattctacagagttcagcactgaggattttctccacctatgacttgtccttgtctgataccagcagggcagagtcatccgcaaacaggaacaattcacagtcgcatgctgatgacatgtcatttcaaatattaggaacagtaaaggccctaatatactgccttgggggactccacagcttactgagagggggggggggggacacggtgccgttcacctctaccacctgctccctcccctccaagtaagattgcatccagctccatgaggttttatcaaatccgattgctctgagcttatccaacagtatagcgtggttaacggtgtcaaaggccttctgaaggtccagcatgaccatgccgcagtatttgcccgcgtccacctcatgtttgatgtggtcggtcagatagagaaggcatgtgtcagtggagtggttagttctgaagccggattggaatttgtacatgagtttattagtagtgtcacctttattattagtttagaagcccaaatacctccatattgcacttcacacaccctctttattaaccggtagaattgtcctttgttgcctttcttcctctccaccatgttattgcttgtatgcactttgtgtgtgcgttttgacacactcaacatcatgcgcctcggctctgtagtcaccatcatttcattcagatgaaagaactgTACCGgaacttttcaaaggtggtatagtaccgatttcaattgattagtaccacaatactttattagtagcagtatactgtacaaccctactacacacacatacagtacatagaagaaagtgtgtttttgttgtttgtgtcttgcagacgtccagcagctgatcggtaatccagaagaagtttcccctcagttaggggggagctccactttgaagcaggagactccacaaccaccctgcattaaaaaggaagaggaggaactctgcatcactcaggagggagagtgtcttctaggacgagaggaagctgattacaccaagtttccactgagtattctctctgtgaagactgaagatgatgaagagaaaccacaagtagacaacctcttagctccactatcagatagtgaggttgaagacgaggttgaagtaactttgagcagcgataacgactgtgaaggtgatatgaggactcacactgacaacaaacactctgaatgctctacaaagaagagaggtaaaacatgtttaaaggcctactgaaatgaattttttttatttaaacggggatagcagatctattctatgtgtcatacttgatcatttcgcgatattgccatatttttgctgaaaggatttagtatagaacaacgacgataaagattgcaacttttggtatctgataaaaaaaaggcttgcacctaccggaagtagcgtgacgtagtcagttgaacatatacgcaaagttccctattgtttacaatgatggccgcatgaagtgagagagattcggaccgagaaagcgacaatttccccattaatttgagcgaggatgaaagatttgtggatgagtaaagtgcaagtgaaggactagtggggagttgaagctattcagatagggaagatgctgtgagagccgggggtgacctgatattcagctgggaatgactacaacagtaaataaacacaagacatatatatactctattagccacaacacaaccaggcttatatttaatatgccacaaattaatcctgcataaaaacacctgcgtgtttgttatgctagctcctagctcctctgctagctcctagctccatagaacacgccaatacaattcaaacacctgatcaacacacacaatcactcagcccaaaagaccgtttacctaacccaaggttcataaagcttatatatttttaaaaagttacgtacgtgacgcgcacatacggtcaagttatcgaatgtttagcagccaaggctgcatactcacggtacctgatattcagctgggaatgactacaacagtaaataaacacaagacatatatatactctattagccacaacacaaccaggcttatatttaatatgccacaaattaatcctgcataataacacctgcgtgtttgttatgctagctcctagctcctctgctagctcctagctccatagaacacgccaatacaattcaaacacccgatcaacacacacaatcactcagcccaaaagaccgttcacctaacccaaggttcataaagcttatatatttttaaaaagttacgtacgtgacgcgcacttacggtacggtacgtgttatgctagctcctagctcctctgctagctcctagctccatagaacacgccaatacaattcaaacacatgatcaacacacacaatcactcagcccaaaagaccgttcacctaacccaaggttcataaagcttatatattttaaaaaagttacgtacatacgcaaaaaaaagccaaagctgcatactcacagtagcacgtctgcgtctttgtcatccaaatcaaagtaatcctggtaagagtctgtgttgtcccagttctctacaggcgtctgtgtatccaaatcaaaagtcctcctggttagagtctctgttatccgagttcttccatcttgactgcatctttcgggaatgtaaacaaagaagcgccggctgtgtactgttgtggctgactacgttcgaaaaatacgtccatttcgcaccgacaactttcttctttgcttgcttggcttccttctccataatgcaatgaacatgattgaaacagattcacgaacacagatgtccagaatactgtggaattatgaaatgaaaacagagcgttttcgtatcggcttcaatgtggaaggcatacccgtgttcgtcgggctacgtcacgcgcatacgtcatcctcagaggcgtttcgaaccggaagtttagcggcaaatttaaaatgtcactttataagttaacccggccgtattggcatgtgttataatgttaagatttcatcattgatatataaactatcagactgcgtggtcggtagtagtgggtttcagtaggcctttaagctgctcagtttgtgctaaaagttttacgaaaaagagcagtttgactcaacacatgagaacgcacacaggtgaaaaaccatttatttgttcagtttgtggcaaaagcattTCTGTTAAGAGAAATTttactcgacacatgagaacacacgcaggtgaaaaaccatttatttgttcagtttgtggcaaaagcattTCTGTTAAGAGAAATTttactcgacacatgagaacacacgcaggtgaaaaaccatttatttgttcagtttgtggcaaaagcttttctgctAAGagaaatttgactcaacacatgagaaaacacacaggtgaaaaaccatttagttgttcaatttgtggcaaaagcttttctgttaagagaaATTTAAGTgtccacatgagaacacacacaggtgaaaaaccatttaattgttcagtttgtggcaaacgcTTTTCTATTAACAGAAATTTGATcgaacacatgagaatacacacaggtgaaaaaacatataaatgtGCAGTTTGTGGCAAAATCTTTTCTCGGAGTACctctttgactcgacacatgagaacacacacaggtgaaaaaccatttagttgttcagtttgtggcaaaagcttttctcaaaatagccatgtgactcaacacatgagaacacacacagttgttcagtgtgctgtaaaaggttcccacataatgcagacacagtaaaacacatgagaacacacaaggggaaataaccaattagctgtttaggttgtggtatgttgctcatatgcagtgttgggactaaaacgtgttactgtaacgccgtttttTTCGGCGGTAAGTAGttgtctaacgcgttattttttatattcagtaactcagttaccgttactacatgatgcgttactgtgttattttacgttattttttatgtagtatcggctagaaactgagaagatctgagtgtgtttttttGGAGCGCTgctgtgtcgtccttctgattcttcctgtctcACAAGCAatcctagatgggttgtgacttaaagtttaattgctttgtagaaacactgagattaaatctaaattcattgtgttcttcaaggtgtttttgaaaatttaccttttttttccctcaaaattgttaactaacttgaagtgttttgtcaagaggattatttgtgatatgtacattttcagaatgtgcttgttctattttgggccgaaataaaataaagaaaacaatctgaagttagttaaaatgagtttgacacccctgctgtaatgtgactcatgtgagcaggttactgtataaacacattttgttataagttataaaaatgtgttcagttctcagagacacatcaatgtcaggctgacaatcgctcttccgctttctccaaacacgagaacaaagcagctcctactgacttgtgattggtcagaccgtgcccatcttaatcacatggctaatttcaatataataaattgcgatgtaacacaattgaatatcttatatgctcagactgtaatgtgtttatataagtttagattgtgttatgat from Entelurus aequoreus isolate RoL-2023_Sb linkage group LG17, RoL_Eaeq_v1.1, whole genome shotgun sequence encodes the following:
- the LOC133632452 gene encoding zinc finger protein OZF-like, with translation MRTHTGEKPFICSVCGKSISVKRNFTRHMRTHAGEKPFICSVCGKSISVKRNFTRHMRTHAGEKPFICSVCGKSFSAKRNLTQHMRKHTGEKPFSCSICGKSFSVKRNLSVHMRTHTGEKPFNCSVCGKRFSINRNLIEHMRIHTGEKTYKCAVCGKIFSRSTSLTRHMRTHTGEKPFSCSVCGKSFSQNSHVTQHMRTHTVVQCAVKGSHIMQTQ